The region CTGAAGAACCTCAAGCAGAAGGACGACGACATGTCTCGGGTGTGCCAGCTCACCGGTACTCGCGCCAATAACGGCATGGCAGTGAGCCATTCCCACATCCGAACAAAGAAGCTGCAGCAGGCGAATCTGCAGAATCGACGTCTTTGGTGGGCTGAGGGCAAGCGCTGGGTGAACCTGCGCGTCACCACCCGCGCCCTCAAGACCATCCAGAAGAAGGGCCTGGGCCCATATGCCAAGTCTCTGGGCATTAACCTGGCCAAACTCTGATTTTCAACGTGTGCGCCGGCGGGATCTGTTCATCAAGTCCGGCTTGCTGTTGACAGCACTGTCGATCACCCCATCGAAGGCCTGGTCCCTCGGTGGGGTTGTTTTGGAACAAGGCACTGAAGCACCAAGCTTCGATTTGCCGGGTTCCAGCCGTCGTGAACCCGATAGAGATCGCTGGTCCAGCGATGATCTGCGCGGCCGATGGCTTGCCGTGTATTTCTATCCACGGGATTTCACAGGCGGCTGCACGATTGAAGCCAGGGGGTTTGAGTCTCTGCACAGTGATTTCCTGGCAGCAGGTGCCGAAGTGGTTGGCATCAGTGCCGACAGCGTCGACGACCATGAGTCGTTCTGCGAGAGCGAAGGTCTCAGCTTCCCCCTGTTGTCCGACCCTGATGGAACGGTCAGCAAGGCCTACGGGTCCTGGATGGCGCCGTACTCTCTGCGACACACTTTTCTGATCGATCCAAACGGGATTCTTCGTCAACGATGGGTCGCGGTGAGACCGAGTGGACATGCCCTGGAGGTACTCGACGCGATCACGGATCTGCAAAACAACACCTCTGTTTGACAGAAACAGTCCAGTCATGAAATGGTGATTGAAACTGAGTGGTAATCGTTATATGGGACAGAGCTCGTTCGTTATCCTTTATCACCGAACTCCTTTTGACGAGGCAAAAGATGCTCAAGGGAGCCAAATCTGGGTTGATCAGAAGAGTCCAAACGGCATCATTCCAACTTTAAGAAATCTCTTCAGGTCACGGAATGACGGCACCTGGATTGCATGGCGTCGTGTTGATCATCCTGAAGAGATGGATGTTGAACGACTTGAGATGACCAACCCCTCTCCATTCGCATTGTGCAGGATTCCGCTAGCCGATGAACAGATATCTAGCTTCTATCACATCACCTCAAAGGAATGCTTTTGGCCTATTCTTCATACTTTTCCGACTCATTTCAATGTCAACAATGCCAACTGGGGCATTTTTGAGGAAGTCAATAAGCGTTTCGCTGACGCAGCCTGTAATGAGGCCGCTGAAGGTGCCACAGTCTGGGTCCACGATTACAACCTCTGGCTTGCACCGGGTTACATCCGGCAGCAGCGTCCGGATTTAAAAATTGCCTTCTTCCATCACACTCCCTTTCCAGGTAACGACGTCTTCGCCATCCTTCCCTGGCGCGAACAAATTTTGGAAAGTCTGCTCTGTTGCGATGTAGTTGGCTTTCACATCCCGCGCTACACCGAGAATTTCGCCCGTGCTGCAAGCACCTTGGTGGGCGCCAAACGAGGTTCAAAAGTCTCTGTTGACCAGAAGTTCATCACAGTCGGCACGGCTCTTTCAGAAGGAACGGTCACGAGCCACCTGGATCACAACGGTCGACGCATTCAATTGCTGAGTTCTCCTGTTGGAACCTCACCCGATGTGATCCAGGAGCTGTCCTGGAGTGCATCCGTTGAAAGTTATGGAGAGATGATCGTCCAGGACACCAAGAAAGGACGCAAACTGATCCTTTCTGCAAGCCGGGTTGATTACACCAAAGGCAATGAAGAGTTACTGCTGGCCTTTGAACGCCTCCTCGAACGCCGAGAGGATCTCCATGGGGAAGTGGTACTGATGCTGGCCTGCGTGGCGGCCGCCAGCGGGATGAAGATTTACGAGGAGACGCAGCGCTCCATTGAGGAAATGGCCGGACGCATCAATGGTCGTTTCAGTCAGGTTGATTGGATTCCAGTGCGCTTCTCCACGCGGCGGATTCCTTACGACGAGATGGTGGCCTGGTTCTGCCATGCAGATGTCTGTTGGATCACACCGCTGCGGGATGGATTGAATCTTGTCGCCAAGGAATACGCCGCGGCACGTCGCCATCGCGGCGGTGTCCTCGTGCTTTCTGAATTCACCGGTGCGTCGGTGGTCCTGGAAGGGGCTGTCCTGACAAACCCTTATTCCAACCGTCGGATGGATGACGCCATCGAGGCCGCCCTGGCCATGCCGGAAGACGAACAACGCCAACGCATGGAGACCATGTCAGCCGCTGTTGAGGCTTACACCGTTCAGGACTGGGCCGAAGAACAGCTGGCAGGTTTTCCGGAAGTAGCCACCGTCGGCTGATGGTCTTTCGGCGCAGCTTGATCGCCCTTGGGCTCGGATTTGTCCTGCTCATGGGTGTCGCCTGGGGCCGTCAGCAGCAGGTGCAGTCGGTCACGATCCTGATGCCAGCCCCCTACGCCGATGCCACAGCGGCATTGGTGGATCGGTTCAACGATGACCACCGCGGGCGGATTCATCTCAGCATCAGCCGAGGCCCCCTGGAAACGGAATCCATTTCCGATCTGGCCATCAGCAGCCTCCTGCTGGGTTCCCCCCCCTTTGATGCACTGCTGGTGGATGTGACCTGGCTGCCGAAGTATGTGGCCGCCGGATGGCTTGAACCCTTGGATCCATGGTTTGACCAGGCTGATGAAGACGACCTCGTGGCGGGAGCCAGACTTGGCAACTGGGTGGACGGAGCGTTGTACCGCTGGCCATTGGGTGCCGATGTTGGACTTCTTTACTGGCGTACAGACCTGATGCCAAGCCCACCCACGACGCCGGATGAACTCACCGCCGTGGTGAGCAAGCTGCAGGAGGAGGGTCGCGCATCCCAGGGGTTT is a window of Synechococcus sp. A15-24 DNA encoding:
- the rpmB gene encoding 50S ribosomal protein L28 — encoded protein: MSRVCQLTGTRANNGMAVSHSHIRTKKLQQANLQNRRLWWAEGKRWVNLRVTTRALKTIQKKGLGPYAKSLGINLAKL
- a CDS encoding peroxiredoxin; translated protein: MRRRDLFIKSGLLLTALSITPSKAWSLGGVVLEQGTEAPSFDLPGSSRREPDRDRWSSDDLRGRWLAVYFYPRDFTGGCTIEARGFESLHSDFLAAGAEVVGISADSVDDHESFCESEGLSFPLLSDPDGTVSKAYGSWMAPYSLRHTFLIDPNGILRQRWVAVRPSGHALEVLDAITDLQNNTSV
- the ggpS gene encoding glucosylglycerol-phosphate synthase, which produces MGQSSFVILYHRTPFDEAKDAQGSQIWVDQKSPNGIIPTLRNLFRSRNDGTWIAWRRVDHPEEMDVERLEMTNPSPFALCRIPLADEQISSFYHITSKECFWPILHTFPTHFNVNNANWGIFEEVNKRFADAACNEAAEGATVWVHDYNLWLAPGYIRQQRPDLKIAFFHHTPFPGNDVFAILPWREQILESLLCCDVVGFHIPRYTENFARAASTLVGAKRGSKVSVDQKFITVGTALSEGTVTSHLDHNGRRIQLLSSPVGTSPDVIQELSWSASVESYGEMIVQDTKKGRKLILSASRVDYTKGNEELLLAFERLLERREDLHGEVVLMLACVAAASGMKIYEETQRSIEEMAGRINGRFSQVDWIPVRFSTRRIPYDEMVAWFCHADVCWITPLRDGLNLVAKEYAAARRHRGGVLVLSEFTGASVVLEGAVLTNPYSNRRMDDAIEAALAMPEDEQRQRMETMSAAVEAYTVQDWAEEQLAGFPEVATVG